From one Anaerococcus prevotii DSM 20548 genomic stretch:
- a CDS encoding MJ0042-type zinc finger domain-containing protein, producing MNNRAGIDEYGIFLIWAGIILSLISYFANSSVLSGLSMLLVAYALFRVLSTNKYKRVAENRKFKEKFIDPIKSEVKTQKKNKKDKDFKYIKCPSCKQELRIPKHKGKIKVKCPKCKHKFDARS from the coding sequence ATGAATAATAGAGCAGGAATTGATGAATACGGCATATTTTTGATTTGGGCAGGGATTATCCTTAGCCTAATATCCTATTTTGCAAACTCTTCTGTACTAAGCGGACTCTCTATGCTTTTAGTAGCCTACGCTCTTTTTAGGGTTTTATCTACCAACAAGTACAAGAGAGTAGCGGAGAATAGGAAGTTTAAGGAGAAATTCATTGACCCAATCAAAAGCGAAGTAAAGACACAGAAGAAAAACAAGAAGGACAAGGACTTTAAGTATATCAAATGCCCATCTTGCAAGCAGGAACTTAGGATTCCCAAGCATAAGGGCAAGATCAAGGTCAAATGTCCAAAGTGTAAACATAAATTTGATGCTAGAAGTTAA
- a CDS encoding NAD-dependent protein deacylase → MEEINKVKELIKDSNNIVFFGGAGVSTASGVPDFRSATGLYNRENDSKYSPEYMLSHEFFVDHPDEFMAYCKNNLMLEGIKPNKAHLALAKLEKMGKLKGVITQNIDSLHQEAGSKNVIELHGNLRDYYCTKCGKSFDLDYVKGFADVATCDACGGIVRPDIVLYGEGLDQNNISYAVNLIANADILIVGGTSLVVYPAAGLLDFYKGNKLVLINKDPTSRDARADYVIKGDISKIMDELVEGLDE, encoded by the coding sequence ATGGAAGAAATTAATAAAGTTAAAGAATTAATCAAAGATTCCAATAATATAGTGTTTTTTGGAGGAGCTGGAGTATCGACAGCATCAGGCGTGCCTGACTTTAGATCAGCTACAGGCCTTTACAATAGGGAAAATGACTCCAAGTATTCACCTGAATATATGCTAAGCCATGAGTTTTTCGTAGACCATCCAGATGAGTTTATGGCCTATTGTAAGAACAATCTCATGCTTGAAGGTATAAAGCCAAACAAGGCCCACCTAGCTCTTGCGAAGCTTGAGAAGATGGGTAAGCTTAAGGGAGTTATCACCCAAAATATAGACAGCCTCCACCAAGAAGCAGGAAGTAAAAATGTAATCGAACTTCACGGCAATCTCCGTGATTATTATTGCACCAAGTGCGGCAAAAGCTTCGACCTCGATTATGTAAAAGGCTTTGCTGATGTGGCAACTTGTGATGCTTGCGGTGGGATTGTTCGCCCTGACATTGTCCTTTACGGCGAGGGGCTTGACCAAAACAATATTAGTTATGCAGTAAATCTTATAGCTAATGCCGATATCCTAATAGTGGGAGGGACTTCTCTAGTAGTTTATCCTGCGGCAGGACTATTGGATTTCTACAAGGGTAATAAGCTTGTTTTAATTAACAAGGACCCAACCAGCAGGGATGCTAGGGCAGATTATGTGATAAAAGGAGATATATCCAAGATTATGGACGAGTTAGTTGAGGGCTTAGATGAATAA